The Lutibacter profundi genome includes a region encoding these proteins:
- a CDS encoding YncE family protein — MKNSKIIVMAILFLGIFVTSCDDDDTIIEPKGDYENGILIANEGPFGSGTGTVMFISDDYTITENAIFNKVNNQDIGNILQSIGFEEDNAYLIANVSNKITVVNRYTFEVITTITEGLNNPRYFAEVNGKGYVTNWGDPLNNNDDYIAVLNLSTNIVESTIPVAFGPEEIVVVNNTLYVAHQGGYGQNNIVSVISASSNSIVKTLEVGDVPNSLTVDDNDNIWVLSGGKPSWTGVETKGVLSKINTATNLIDTSFDFQVTEHPNFLSVDDDYLYYNLGGNVYKMSSTASALPTTEEISGLYSYNMVAKDGILYATDAVDYASNGKLYLYDLSTNLLTNTFTTGIIPSGIYFN, encoded by the coding sequence ATGAAGAATAGTAAAATTATAGTAATGGCAATTTTATTTTTAGGAATATTTGTTACATCATGTGATGATGATGATACAATTATAGAACCTAAAGGAGATTACGAAAATGGAATACTAATTGCAAATGAAGGCCCTTTTGGAAGCGGTACAGGAACCGTAATGTTTATAAGTGATGATTATACTATAACAGAGAATGCCATTTTTAATAAAGTAAATAATCAGGATATAGGTAATATCTTACAATCTATTGGCTTTGAAGAAGATAATGCTTATTTAATAGCAAATGTATCAAATAAAATAACAGTTGTTAACAGGTATACTTTTGAGGTTATAACAACTATTACCGAAGGGCTAAATAACCCTAGATATTTTGCTGAAGTTAATGGGAAAGGGTACGTAACTAACTGGGGAGATCCATTAAATAATAATGATGATTACATTGCGGTACTAAATTTGAGCACAAATATTGTTGAATCAACAATACCAGTTGCATTTGGACCCGAAGAAATTGTGGTAGTAAACAATACACTTTATGTAGCACATCAAGGGGGTTATGGACAAAATAATATTGTTTCTGTAATTAGCGCAAGTTCTAATAGTATTGTAAAAACATTAGAAGTTGGCGATGTGCCAAATTCATTAACTGTTGACGATAATGATAATATATGGGTTTTATCAGGGGGTAAACCTAGTTGGACAGGTGTTGAAACTAAAGGTGTTTTATCAAAAATTAATACAGCTACTAATTTAATAGATACAAGTTTTGATTTTCAGGTTACAGAACATCCGAATTTTTTATCTGTTGATGATGATTATTTGTACTATAACTTAGGAGGGAATGTGTATAAAATGAGTAGTACAGCTTCTGCATTGCCAACTACAGAAGAAATTTCAGGGTTATATAGTTACAATATGGTGGCTAAAGATGGCATATTATATGCAACAGATGCCGTTGATTATGCTAGTAATGGGAAATTGTATCTGTACGATTTATCTACAAATTTATTAACAAATACATTCACAACAGGAATTATTCCAAGCGGAATTTACTTTAATTAA